One genomic window of Enterobacteriaceae endosymbiont of Donacia crassipes includes the following:
- the corA gene encoding magnesium/cobalt transporter CorA — MLNAYKIYNKYLIHLKLDNNLKNLLDAIWIDLIQPKDNERKQIYYLLKQNLATRPELEDIEASARFFENKEGLHIHSFFFYKKKNKHVGTTTVAFTIKNNRLYTLREKELSAFRLYRIRMNNHCMSYGNPYELLLDIFDTKIEQLADEIENIYSHLESLSCIIMKGHQNKEFDNALSTLAELEDIGWKVRLCLMDTQRAVNFLMRKTRLPNNQIKQAKEISRDIKSLLPHNESLFQKVNFLVQAAMGFINIEQNRIIKIFSLVSVIFLPPTLVASNYGMNFTFLPELKWKYGYIYAIIIMIASALAPYFYFKKKKWL; from the coding sequence ATGTTAAATGCATATAAAATATATAATAAATATTTAATTCATCTTAAATTAGATAATAATTTAAAAAATTTGTTAGATGCAATATGGATTGATTTAATTCAACCAAAAGATAACGAAAGAAAACAAATATATTATTTACTTAAACAAAATTTAGCTACTAGACCAGAATTAGAAGACATAGAAGCATCAGCAAGATTTTTTGAAAATAAAGAAGGATTACATATTCATTCATTTTTCTTTTATAAAAAGAAAAATAAACATGTAGGTACTACTACTGTAGCATTTACTATAAAAAATAATAGATTATATACTCTAAGAGAAAAAGAATTATCTGCATTTCGTTTATATAGAATACGCATGAATAATCATTGTATGTCTTATGGTAATCCTTATGAATTATTATTAGATATATTTGATACTAAAATTGAGCAATTAGCCGATGAAATCGAAAATATATATAGTCATTTAGAATCTTTAAGTTGTATTATTATGAAGGGGCATCAAAATAAAGAATTTGACAATGCACTTTCTACTTTGGCTGAATTAGAAGATATTGGATGGAAAGTAAGATTATGTTTAATGGATACACAAAGAGCAGTAAATTTTTTAATGAGAAAAACTAGATTACCTAATAATCAAATTAAACAAGCAAAAGAAATTTCAAGAGATATTAAATCATTATTACCACATAATGAATCATTATTTCAAAAAGTTAATTTTTTAGTACAAGCAGCAATGGGATTTATTAATATAGAACAAAACAGAATTATCAAAATATTTTCACTAGTATCTGTAATTTTTTTACCACCAACATTAGTTGCATCTAATTATGGCATGAATTTTACCTTTTTACCAGAATTAAAATGGAAATATGGTTATATTTATGCTATCATTATAATGATAGCATCAGCTTTAGCTCCTTATTTTTATTTTAAAAAAAAAAAATGGTTATAA